One Manihot esculenta cultivar AM560-2 chromosome 6, M.esculenta_v8, whole genome shotgun sequence DNA segment encodes these proteins:
- the LOC110618121 gene encoding protein RGF1 INDUCIBLE TRANSCRIPTION FACTOR 1 isoform X1: MGIQKPAWLEALYSQKFFVGCSYHETAKKNEKNVCCLDCCISICPHCVPSHRFHRLLQVRRYVYHDVVRLEDLQKLIDCSNVQAYTINSAKVVFIKKRPQNRQFKGSGNYCTSCDRSLQEPFIHCSLGCKVDFVLKHYKDLSPCLRKCNSLTLGPDFLIPQDMGDDETTNETPHSTIVDSDEPMSWSSGSSGSENMSMVCTQEIVRKKRSGLYVCGRSVNKVSDEDMATSMSRRKGIPHRSPLC, translated from the exons ATG ggAATTCAGAAGCCTGCATGGTTGGAAGCTCTCTACTCACAGAAGTTCTTCGTGGGTTGCTCTTATCATGAAACTGCAAAAAAGAACGAAAAAAACGTCTGCTGTTTAGATTGTTGCATTAGTATTTGCCCTCACTGTGTTCCATCTCATCGCTTCCATCGGCTTCTTCAAGTTCGCCGATATGTCTATCATGATGTTGTGAGATTGGAAGACCTCCAGAAGCTCATAGATTGCTCAAATGTCCAG GCCTATACTATAAACAGTGCCAAAGTGGTGTTCATCAAGAAGAGACCTCAGAACAGGCAATTCAAAGGCTCTGGAAACTACTGCACTTCCTGTGATAGAAGTCTCCAAGAACCCTTTATTCATTGCTCTCTTGGTTGCAAG GTGGATTTTGTGCTGAAACACTACAAGGATCTTTCTCCATGCCTAAGAAAATGCAACTCTTTAACACTTGGTCCTGACTTCTTGATCCCTCAAGACATGGGAGACGATGAAACAACGAATGAGACACCTCACTCGACGATCGTGGACTCCGACGAGCCAATGAGTTGGTCGTCCGGCTCGTCAGGGTCGGAGAATATGAGCATGGTATGCACTCAAGAGATTGTACGGAAGAAGAGAAGTGGATTATACGTATGTGGAAGATCAGTTAACAAGGTTTCTGATGAAGACATGGCTACGAGCATGAGTAGAAGAAAAGGCATCCCTCATCGATCTCCTTtgtgttaa
- the LOC110618121 gene encoding protein RGF1 INDUCIBLE TRANSCRIPTION FACTOR 1 isoform X2: MKPAWLEALYSQKFFVGCSYHETAKKNEKNVCCLDCCISICPHCVPSHRFHRLLQVRRYVYHDVVRLEDLQKLIDCSNVQAYTINSAKVVFIKKRPQNRQFKGSGNYCTSCDRSLQEPFIHCSLGCKVDFVLKHYKDLSPCLRKCNSLTLGPDFLIPQDMGDDETTNETPHSTIVDSDEPMSWSSGSSGSENMSMVCTQEIVRKKRSGLYVCGRSVNKVSDEDMATSMSRRKGIPHRSPLC; encoded by the exons ATG AAGCCTGCATGGTTGGAAGCTCTCTACTCACAGAAGTTCTTCGTGGGTTGCTCTTATCATGAAACTGCAAAAAAGAACGAAAAAAACGTCTGCTGTTTAGATTGTTGCATTAGTATTTGCCCTCACTGTGTTCCATCTCATCGCTTCCATCGGCTTCTTCAAGTTCGCCGATATGTCTATCATGATGTTGTGAGATTGGAAGACCTCCAGAAGCTCATAGATTGCTCAAATGTCCAG GCCTATACTATAAACAGTGCCAAAGTGGTGTTCATCAAGAAGAGACCTCAGAACAGGCAATTCAAAGGCTCTGGAAACTACTGCACTTCCTGTGATAGAAGTCTCCAAGAACCCTTTATTCATTGCTCTCTTGGTTGCAAG GTGGATTTTGTGCTGAAACACTACAAGGATCTTTCTCCATGCCTAAGAAAATGCAACTCTTTAACACTTGGTCCTGACTTCTTGATCCCTCAAGACATGGGAGACGATGAAACAACGAATGAGACACCTCACTCGACGATCGTGGACTCCGACGAGCCAATGAGTTGGTCGTCCGGCTCGTCAGGGTCGGAGAATATGAGCATGGTATGCACTCAAGAGATTGTACGGAAGAAGAGAAGTGGATTATACGTATGTGGAAGATCAGTTAACAAGGTTTCTGATGAAGACATGGCTACGAGCATGAGTAGAAGAAAAGGCATCCCTCATCGATCTCCTTtgtgttaa